One part of the Streptomyces lydicus genome encodes these proteins:
- a CDS encoding PP2C family protein-serine/threonine phosphatase encodes MLIPIGLIAAVCVIDTLAPPDIHLGPLLVAAPAITAAFAGPLLTAASGALAVAALLFIGTARGVLATENLQAQIAALVLVSGLVVLFSLVRDRNERRLVQSRSVAAVAQKVLLRPLPARSGPLEIASLYLAAEEEAEMGGDLFAAARTTDGTRLIIGDVRGKGLPAYSHAALLLGAFRAAAHRQATLPRLARHLDGAVRWDSTQWHTASDACDGTDLSTGGYAGDGAELRPSGPGIVHEEPDAAVSPIPAVLRAPGSAADDPDPSEDAGENFATVSLLDIADREPVLSSISCGHPPALLLRAGRAHLLQSRRTALPIGLGGLPGAPDYEVETFPFEPGDLLLLYTDGVTEARDDKGTFYPLAQRAGAWSDCGPEQLLRQLRADLLAHTRGRLGDDAAAVAVRRLPVPPPPSGG; translated from the coding sequence ATGCTGATCCCGATCGGGCTCATCGCGGCGGTCTGCGTGATCGACACCCTCGCCCCGCCCGACATCCACCTCGGCCCGCTGCTCGTCGCCGCCCCGGCGATCACCGCGGCCTTCGCCGGCCCCCTGCTGACGGCCGCGAGCGGCGCGCTCGCGGTCGCCGCGCTGCTCTTCATCGGCACCGCCCGGGGCGTCCTGGCCACCGAGAACCTCCAGGCGCAGATCGCCGCACTGGTCCTGGTCTCCGGCCTCGTGGTGCTCTTCAGCCTGGTCCGGGACCGCAATGAGCGCCGGCTCGTCCAGAGCCGCTCGGTGGCCGCGGTGGCCCAGAAGGTCCTGCTCCGCCCGCTCCCCGCCCGCAGCGGCCCCCTGGAGATCGCCTCCCTGTACCTGGCGGCCGAGGAGGAAGCCGAGATGGGCGGTGACCTCTTCGCGGCGGCACGCACCACCGACGGCACCCGACTGATCATCGGAGACGTCCGGGGCAAGGGCCTGCCCGCCTACAGCCACGCCGCCCTCCTCCTCGGCGCCTTCCGGGCGGCCGCCCACCGCCAGGCCACCCTGCCCCGACTGGCCCGCCACCTCGACGGCGCCGTCCGCTGGGACAGCACCCAGTGGCACACCGCCTCGGATGCCTGCGACGGGACGGACCTCTCGACGGGGGGCTACGCCGGCGACGGCGCGGAGCTCCGCCCGTCGGGTCCCGGCATCGTCCACGAGGAGCCGGACGCCGCCGTCAGCCCGATCCCCGCGGTGCTGCGCGCCCCCGGTTCCGCCGCCGACGACCCGGACCCCTCCGAAGACGCCGGCGAGAACTTCGCGACCGTCTCCCTGCTGGACATCGCCGACCGCGAGCCCGTCCTCAGCAGCATCAGCTGCGGCCACCCGCCCGCCCTGCTGCTCCGCGCCGGCCGGGCCCACCTGCTCCAGTCCCGGCGGACGGCGCTCCCCATCGGGCTCGGCGGCCTGCCCGGCGCCCCCGACTACGAGGTCGAAACCTTCCCCTTCGAGCCCGGTGACCTGCTCCTTCTCTACACGGACGGGGTGACCGAGGCCCGCGACGACAAGGGCACCTTCTATCCCCTCGCCCAGCGCGCCGGCGCCTGGAGCGACTGCGGCCCGGAACAGCTGCTGCGGCAGCTGCGCGCCGACCTGCTGGCACACACCCGGGGCCGGCTGGGCGACGACGCGGCAGCGGTGGCGGTACGCCGCCTCCCGGTCCCGCCACCGCCTTCCGGCGGGTGA
- a CDS encoding APC family permease, which yields MPSAVQQDPGPARMRRALGVKDGVAIAASSTAATTSIGIGMGSLAAYAGRQTPALLLLAFLPILGIALSYARLNRTEPNCGSGYTWVGRSIGPWSGFLTGWVVLVGNVIFMAYTGAVTGSVVLQFLNKLGLYSVWGLRLDPSSTGVSTAVGLVALVAVTVTAITGVRAATRLQMWLLIFEYAVLLVFCGYALIIGDQPFSLSWLNPFDIGSPQALAQGMVIAVFIYWGWDAAFSVNEETRSASDAARGGLIALVAMLGLFLVGALAFQRVMSNGELIHNGPQALTFLGGRLAPEPWASLPLAALMCSAFASLQSSVIPTARGALAMARDRTLGPVWQRVHPRYGSPAAGTLVVMAMAALLAVLAVGIPKLNEMILTAVNSIGLTVALYYGLTALACAVRFRDSLRKGPVRALRDVLVPAASALTLFGLGCYLVRYYATLSDHFEASPDNGWFMLLLPALFVLLGLATAAWAKWVRRSPYFTTGRGTDGDAIALPMDGSGPPLPTPAPTPTEG from the coding sequence ATGCCTTCCGCAGTGCAGCAGGACCCCGGCCCGGCGCGTATGCGCCGCGCCCTGGGGGTGAAGGACGGGGTGGCGATCGCCGCTTCGAGTACCGCAGCGACCACCAGCATCGGCATCGGAATGGGCAGCCTGGCCGCGTACGCCGGCCGGCAGACCCCCGCCCTGTTGCTGCTGGCGTTCCTGCCGATCCTCGGCATCGCGCTGTCGTACGCCCGGCTGAACCGCACCGAACCCAACTGCGGCAGCGGCTACACCTGGGTGGGGCGGTCGATCGGCCCCTGGTCGGGCTTCCTCACCGGGTGGGTGGTCCTCGTCGGCAACGTGATCTTCATGGCGTACACGGGTGCGGTCACCGGGTCGGTGGTGCTGCAGTTCCTCAACAAGCTGGGCCTGTACAGCGTGTGGGGGCTCCGGCTGGACCCGTCCTCGACCGGTGTCAGCACCGCCGTCGGCCTGGTCGCGCTGGTCGCCGTCACGGTCACCGCGATCACCGGCGTACGGGCCGCGACCCGACTGCAGATGTGGCTGCTGATCTTCGAGTACGCCGTCCTGCTGGTCTTCTGCGGCTACGCGCTGATCATCGGCGACCAGCCGTTCTCGCTGTCCTGGCTCAACCCCTTCGACATCGGCTCACCCCAGGCGCTGGCCCAGGGCATGGTGATCGCGGTCTTCATCTACTGGGGCTGGGACGCCGCGTTCAGCGTCAACGAGGAGACCCGCAGCGCCTCCGACGCGGCCCGGGGCGGCCTGATCGCGCTGGTCGCGATGCTCGGCCTGTTCCTGGTCGGCGCGCTCGCCTTCCAGCGGGTGATGAGCAACGGCGAACTGATCCACAACGGCCCGCAGGCGCTCACCTTCCTCGGCGGCCGACTGGCTCCGGAACCCTGGGCCTCGCTGCCGCTGGCGGCGCTGATGTGCTCGGCCTTCGCCTCGCTCCAGTCGAGTGTCATCCCCACCGCCCGCGGTGCGCTGGCGATGGCCCGCGACCGGACGCTCGGGCCGGTGTGGCAGCGGGTGCACCCGCGGTACGGCTCCCCCGCCGCGGGCACCCTGGTGGTCATGGCGATGGCCGCGCTGCTCGCCGTGCTCGCGGTGGGCATCCCCAAGCTCAACGAGATGATCCTCACCGCGGTCAACTCGATCGGCCTGACGGTGGCGCTCTACTACGGGCTGACCGCGCTGGCCTGCGCGGTGCGCTTCCGCGACAGTCTGCGCAAGGGGCCGGTCCGGGCGCTGCGGGACGTGCTCGTCCCGGCGGCGAGCGCACTGACCCTGTTCGGGCTCGGGTGCTACCTGGTGCGGTACTACGCCACCCTGAGCGACCACTTCGAGGCGAGCCCCGACAACGGGTGGTTCATGCTGCTGCTGCCCGCGCTCTTCGTCCTGCTGGGCCTGGCGACCGCCGCCTGGGCCAAGTGGGTGCGCCGCTCCCCGTACTTCACGACCGGGCGGGGGACGGACGGCGACGCGATCGCCCTGCCCATGGACGGGAGCGGACCGCCGCTGCCGACCCCTGCCCCGACGCCTACGGAAGGCTGA
- a CDS encoding TetR/AcrR family transcriptional regulator: MTENERVPAERKRRRPTSSGVVLSADLIVDTARELIDTQGAQAFTVRKLGAALGADPSAVYRYFRNTEELLLALADRLIGESMVGFAPSGDWAADLRDFALRAYRSALRHPQIAAFSTVRVTGRPHEQHAVETGIGLLLQAGFDDAHAVRHYHALVDTALGHAALDAGVLRLAPAQRAADERAWQAEYGSLPAGEYPVLHRVRDHLPVMAGSAVESALDLLIAALRSAAPE, translated from the coding sequence GTGACGGAGAACGAGCGCGTCCCGGCCGAGCGCAAACGGCGCCGGCCGACCAGCTCAGGCGTGGTCCTGTCGGCCGACCTCATCGTCGACACCGCCCGCGAGCTGATCGACACGCAAGGGGCGCAAGCCTTCACCGTGCGGAAGCTGGGAGCCGCCCTCGGCGCCGACCCCTCCGCCGTCTACCGCTACTTCCGCAACACCGAGGAGCTGCTGCTCGCGCTCGCCGACCGGCTGATCGGCGAATCGATGGTCGGCTTCGCGCCGAGCGGAGACTGGGCCGCCGACCTGCGCGACTTCGCCCTGCGCGCCTACCGGTCCGCGCTGCGGCATCCGCAGATCGCGGCGTTCAGCACCGTCCGGGTCACCGGCCGGCCGCACGAGCAGCACGCCGTCGAGACCGGCATCGGCCTGCTGCTCCAGGCCGGATTCGACGACGCCCACGCGGTCCGTCACTACCACGCCCTGGTGGACACCGCCCTCGGGCATGCCGCCCTCGACGCGGGAGTGCTGCGGCTGGCGCCCGCCCAGCGCGCGGCGGACGAGCGGGCCTGGCAGGCCGAGTACGGCAGCCTGCCCGCGGGGGAGTATCCCGTCCTGCACCGCGTGCGCGACCACCTGCCGGTCATGGCCGGCTCGGCCGTCGAATCCGCGCTCGACCTGCTGATCGCGGCGCTGCGGAGCGCGGCGCCGGAATGA
- a CDS encoding DUF6400 family protein: MNDRNTSDHHIFAFDLTEHEARRRTEVLAALGDAWDPVAVMNAETEAHRLLYSDLDADQQATYDRLVAAGVLPPSGQG; the protein is encoded by the coding sequence ATGAACGACCGCAACACCTCGGACCACCACATATTCGCGTTCGACCTCACCGAGCACGAAGCCCGGCGGCGGACCGAAGTGCTCGCGGCGCTGGGCGACGCCTGGGACCCCGTCGCGGTGATGAACGCCGAGACCGAGGCGCACCGGCTCCTCTACTCGGATCTGGACGCGGACCAGCAGGCCACCTACGACCGGCTGGTCGCCGCCGGCGTGCTCCCGCCCTCCGGACAGGGTTGA
- a CDS encoding SRPBCC family protein: MLTVEVIETIRCTPEELLAFVLDPERYAQVDRKIRPVRRVRRQDWGTEFAFRPRLAGLPGPETVAQMRLTPGARVDIRLAPPPANRLSRRLCDFEASFVCTPTGDGTRLVRTLTFHFAPWLSRLAEPLLRRRLTAEVAEEVALAKAHLERAG, from the coding sequence ATGCTCACCGTCGAGGTCATCGAGACGATCCGCTGCACCCCCGAAGAGCTGCTCGCGTTCGTGCTGGACCCGGAGCGCTACGCCCAGGTGGACCGCAAGATCCGCCCGGTCCGCCGGGTCCGCCGCCAGGACTGGGGAACCGAATTCGCCTTCCGCCCCCGCCTGGCCGGGCTGCCCGGCCCCGAGACCGTCGCGCAGATGAGACTCACCCCCGGCGCACGCGTCGACATCCGACTGGCGCCGCCCCCCGCCAACCGGCTGTCGCGCCGGCTGTGCGACTTCGAGGCGAGCTTCGTCTGCACCCCCACCGGCGACGGCACCCGCCTCGTCCGCACCCTGACCTTCCACTTCGCCCCCTGGCTGAGCCGGCTGGCCGAACCCCTGCTGCGCCGGCGCCTCACCGCGGAGGTGGCGGAAGAGGTAGCGCTGGCGAAGGCGCACCTGGAGCGGGCGGGGTGA
- a CDS encoding carbohydrate ABC transporter permease, whose amino-acid sequence MRRLPVRLRRAGLPYLLLLPALLLELLVHLVPMVIGVAMSFKELTHLFLGNWGAAPWKALGNYRISVDVHAPVGAALLHSFWVTCVFSVLAVGLCWLLGTAAAVFLQEDFRGRGLLRAVFLTPYALPVYAAVITWAFMFQRDNGLVNHVLHDQLHLTDGRPFWLLGDNSFYALLAVAVWKTWPFAFLVVMAALQNIPKDLYEAAALDGAGRLRQLRRITLPALRPVNQVLVLVLFLWTFNDFNTPYVLFGKAAPKAADLLSVHIYQASFATWNFGTGSAMSVLLLLFLLVVTAGYLLATSRGRKHADG is encoded by the coding sequence GTGAGGCGGCTTCCCGTACGGCTGCGCCGCGCCGGTCTGCCCTATCTGCTGCTGCTGCCCGCGCTGCTCCTGGAGTTGCTGGTCCACCTCGTCCCGATGGTCATCGGCGTCGCCATGAGCTTCAAGGAACTGACGCACCTGTTCCTCGGCAACTGGGGCGCTGCGCCCTGGAAGGCGCTGGGCAACTACCGGATCAGCGTCGACGTGCACGCGCCGGTCGGCGCCGCGCTGCTGCACTCGTTCTGGGTGACCTGCGTGTTCAGCGTGCTGGCGGTGGGGCTGTGCTGGCTGCTCGGGACCGCGGCGGCGGTGTTCCTCCAGGAGGACTTCCGGGGCCGGGGGCTGCTGCGCGCGGTCTTCCTGACCCCGTACGCGCTGCCCGTCTACGCCGCGGTGATCACCTGGGCGTTCATGTTCCAGCGGGACAACGGGCTGGTCAACCACGTACTGCACGACCAGCTGCACCTCACCGACGGCCGGCCCTTCTGGCTGCTGGGGGACAACAGCTTCTACGCCCTGCTGGCGGTCGCCGTCTGGAAGACCTGGCCGTTCGCGTTCCTGGTGGTGATGGCGGCGCTGCAGAACATCCCGAAGGACCTGTACGAGGCGGCGGCGCTGGACGGTGCGGGCCGGCTCCGGCAGCTGCGGCGGATCACCCTGCCGGCGCTGCGGCCGGTGAACCAGGTGCTGGTGCTGGTGCTGTTCCTGTGGACGTTCAACGACTTCAACACGCCGTACGTGCTGTTCGGCAAGGCCGCTCCGAAGGCCGCCGATCTGCTGTCCGTCCACATCTACCAGGCGTCGTTCGCCACCTGGAACTTCGGCACCGGCTCGGCGATGTCCGTCCTGCTGCTGCTCTTCCTGCTGGTGGTGACGGCCGGCTACCTCCTGGCCACCTCCCGCGGAAGGAAGCACGCCGATGGCTGA
- a CDS encoding amidohydrolase, with amino-acid sequence MDLSTTVAPDPAPDSATASGTAGDGRPADLVFLSGPVHTVDPARSRASAVAVRGDRIVAVGHDAQVRDLVGPATEVVDLRGKLLIPGFQDAHVHPVGAGLELAQCDLSAAETAAEYRELIGSYAAAHPRAPWITGGGWSLEAFPGGMPTREFLDALVPDRPVFLVNRDHHGGWANSRALELAGLSARTPDPADGRIERDADGQPSGMLQEGAMRLVADLLPEPTLAERTAGLLRAQRVLHSYGVTAWQDAMLGRGPGLADVSPAYADAVRTGSLTARVTGALWWERSRGAEQIPELIAKRKELTGGRLRATSVKIMQDGIAENHTAAMLSPYLTACGCTSDNSGISFIDPEELCRYVTLLDAEDFQVHFHALGDRAVREALDAVEAARRAHGPRDTRPHLAHLQVVHPDDVPRFRRLGATANIQALWAAHEPQMDELTIPFLGAERAGWQYPFGDLLRAGATMAAGSDWPVSSPDPLAALHVAVNRRTPDGPPSAPVFLPEQRIDLGSALAAYTAGSAYVNHLDDTGSVQPGKLADLVVLDRDPFDGPSEEIAATRVLQTFVGGRRVYAADDA; translated from the coding sequence ATGGACCTCAGCACCACCGTCGCACCCGATCCGGCACCGGACTCCGCGACCGCCTCCGGAACCGCCGGAGACGGCCGTCCCGCCGATCTCGTGTTCCTCTCCGGTCCCGTCCACACCGTCGATCCGGCGCGGAGCCGGGCGAGCGCGGTGGCGGTGCGCGGGGACCGGATCGTCGCCGTCGGACATGACGCGCAGGTACGTGATCTGGTCGGGCCGGCCACCGAGGTCGTCGACCTGCGGGGGAAGTTGCTGATCCCCGGGTTCCAGGACGCGCACGTCCACCCGGTCGGCGCGGGGCTGGAGTTGGCGCAGTGCGATCTGAGCGCAGCGGAGACGGCGGCGGAATACCGTGAGCTGATCGGCTCGTACGCGGCCGCGCACCCGCGGGCGCCGTGGATCACCGGCGGCGGCTGGTCGCTGGAGGCGTTTCCGGGTGGCATGCCGACCCGCGAGTTCCTGGACGCGCTGGTGCCCGACCGTCCGGTGTTCCTGGTCAACCGCGATCACCACGGCGGCTGGGCCAACTCCCGCGCCCTGGAGCTGGCCGGGCTCTCGGCCCGTACGCCGGACCCCGCTGACGGGCGCATCGAGCGGGACGCCGACGGTCAACCCTCCGGCATGCTCCAGGAGGGCGCGATGCGGCTGGTCGCCGATCTGCTTCCGGAGCCGACGCTCGCGGAGCGGACCGCCGGCCTGCTGAGGGCGCAGCGGGTGCTGCACTCGTACGGGGTGACGGCCTGGCAGGACGCGATGCTGGGCCGAGGGCCGGGGTTGGCGGACGTGTCCCCCGCCTACGCGGACGCGGTGCGTACGGGTTCACTGACCGCGCGGGTGACCGGGGCGCTGTGGTGGGAGCGGTCCCGGGGCGCCGAGCAGATTCCCGAACTCATCGCGAAGCGGAAGGAGTTGACGGGCGGGCGCTTGCGAGCGACCAGCGTGAAGATCATGCAGGACGGGATCGCCGAGAACCACACGGCGGCGATGCTCAGCCCCTATCTGACCGCCTGCGGCTGTACGTCCGACAACAGCGGGATCTCCTTCATCGACCCCGAGGAGCTGTGCAGGTATGTGACCCTGCTGGACGCCGAGGACTTCCAGGTGCATTTCCACGCCCTGGGCGACCGGGCGGTGCGCGAGGCGCTGGACGCGGTGGAGGCGGCCCGGCGGGCACACGGCCCGCGTGACACCCGCCCGCATCTGGCACATCTGCAGGTGGTGCACCCCGACGACGTCCCGCGCTTTCGCCGGCTCGGGGCGACCGCGAACATCCAGGCCCTGTGGGCGGCGCACGAGCCGCAGATGGACGAGCTGACCATCCCGTTCCTGGGGGCCGAACGGGCCGGGTGGCAGTACCCGTTCGGTGATCTGCTGCGTGCGGGCGCCACGATGGCGGCGGGCAGCGACTGGCCGGTCAGCTCGCCCGATCCGCTCGCCGCCCTGCACGTCGCGGTCAACCGCCGGACGCCGGACGGTCCGCCGTCGGCGCCGGTGTTCCTGCCCGAGCAGCGCATCGACCTGGGCTCGGCGCTCGCCGCGTACACGGCGGGCAGCGCCTACGTCAATCATCTCGATGACACCGGTTCCGTCCAGCCGGGCAAGCTGGCCGACCTGGTGGTCCTGGACCGCGACCCGTTCGACGGGCCCAGCGAGGAGATCGCGGCGACCCGGGTCCTCCAGACGTTCGTCGGGGGGCGCCGGGTGTACGCGGCCGACGACGCCTGA
- a CDS encoding carbohydrate ABC transporter permease: MADLTARTPPPTARRRSPTAGARSAAARRRSPNAPPRSFLWARRIFLTALTGFVLLPVYVMLSSSLKPLSDVSGAFHWLPSELTVRPYLDIWRTVPLVRYFTNSLIVAGSATVCSVVIAVFAAYAVSRYRFRGKRLFTVTVLSTQMFPGILFLLPLFLIYVNIGNATGLALYGSRGGLILTYLTFSLPFSIWMLAGYFASVPRELDEAAYVDGCGALGALFRIVVPAALPGIVAVAVYAFMTAWGEVLFASVMTNDTTRTLSIGLQGYSTQNDVYWNQVMAASLVVSVPVVAGFLLLQRYLVAGLTAGAVK, encoded by the coding sequence ATGGCTGACCTCACCGCCCGCACCCCGCCACCGACCGCCCGGCGGCGGTCCCCCACCGCCGGTGCGCGCTCGGCGGCCGCCCGCCGCCGGTCCCCCAACGCGCCGCCCCGCTCCTTCCTCTGGGCCCGCCGGATCTTCCTGACCGCGCTGACCGGTTTCGTCCTGCTCCCCGTCTACGTCATGCTGAGCAGCTCGCTGAAACCCCTGTCGGACGTCTCGGGCGCGTTCCACTGGCTGCCGAGCGAGCTGACGGTCCGCCCGTACCTCGACATCTGGCGGACGGTCCCGCTGGTCCGGTACTTCACCAATTCGCTGATCGTGGCGGGCTCGGCCACCGTCTGCTCGGTCGTCATCGCGGTCTTCGCCGCGTACGCGGTGAGCCGCTACCGCTTCCGCGGCAAGCGCCTCTTCACCGTCACGGTGCTGTCGACCCAGATGTTCCCGGGCATCCTCTTCCTGCTGCCGCTGTTCCTGATCTACGTCAACATCGGCAACGCCACCGGCCTCGCCCTCTACGGCTCCCGCGGCGGTCTGATCCTGACGTATCTGACCTTCTCGCTGCCGTTCTCCATCTGGATGCTGGCCGGCTACTTCGCCTCGGTGCCCCGGGAGTTGGACGAGGCCGCGTACGTCGACGGCTGCGGGGCACTGGGGGCGCTCTTCCGGATCGTGGTGCCGGCCGCGCTGCCCGGGATCGTGGCGGTCGCGGTGTACGCGTTCATGACGGCGTGGGGCGAGGTGCTGTTCGCCTCGGTGATGACCAACGACACCACCCGCACGCTCTCGATCGGGCTGCAGGGCTACTCCACCCAGAACGACGTCTACTGGAACCAGGTCATGGCCGCGTCGCTGGTCGTCAGCGTCCCCGTCGTCGCCGGGTTCCTGCTGCTCCAGCGCTATCTGGTCGCCGGGCTCACCGCCGGCGCCGTCAAATGA
- a CDS encoding MFS transporter, producing MVSEDVRMAGGGVPRVYWGESFVGGGAVPVWAGVRAVFSVAGAWLPVLSFLARLPAALCPIGTLLMLTELAGIGRAGVVAGMLWLGQAVGGAPIGRLADRRGHRPVILVASSANAVAIVALVGSVVGALPVAVQALAAGLAGVTMPQVGPLSRTRWSVLTASRPEGRELTGRALSLDTTIDEISFMAGPALAATVVVVFHPAAGLLLAAALGAVFGVLFALHPTAPGPVRTERAAGGARVPLRSSALVVLCVMALAQGIMWGAANAGVSALSRELGNAGTAGFVWGAMAVTSALAGLVSTGRPGKRDLTVRLRRAIVAQTLLGLPLLVVDGFVGVTLAVAGIGTAVAPHLIAVFALGERIAPAARMGEAMALLGSGLIVGQCVAAVAAGPLAQAYGFRAAFGLTCAAGPVACAVALLLVRGRRFTPVSGGGPDLPVASAGPSRLPAGPAAVRSAGRRS from the coding sequence GTGGTTTCGGAGGACGTGCGGATGGCCGGGGGCGGCGTGCCGCGGGTCTACTGGGGCGAGTCGTTCGTCGGGGGGGGTGCGGTGCCGGTGTGGGCGGGTGTGCGTGCGGTGTTCTCCGTTGCCGGGGCCTGGCTGCCGGTGCTCTCGTTCCTGGCGCGGCTGCCGGCGGCGCTGTGTCCGATCGGCACGCTGCTGATGCTGACGGAGCTGGCGGGCATCGGACGGGCCGGGGTGGTCGCCGGGATGCTGTGGCTGGGGCAGGCGGTGGGCGGGGCGCCGATCGGTCGGCTGGCGGACCGGCGGGGGCACCGGCCGGTGATTCTCGTGGCTTCGTCGGCGAACGCGGTGGCGATCGTGGCGTTGGTGGGGTCGGTGGTCGGTGCGCTGCCGGTGGCGGTGCAGGCGCTGGCGGCGGGGCTGGCCGGGGTGACGATGCCGCAGGTGGGGCCGTTGTCGCGGACACGGTGGAGCGTGCTGACGGCCTCCCGGCCGGAGGGTCGGGAGTTGACGGGGCGTGCGCTGTCGCTGGACACCACGATCGACGAGATCAGCTTCATGGCGGGGCCCGCGCTGGCGGCCACGGTGGTGGTCGTGTTCCACCCCGCGGCGGGACTGCTGCTCGCCGCCGCGCTCGGTGCCGTCTTCGGTGTGCTGTTCGCGCTGCATCCGACGGCTCCCGGGCCGGTGCGGACCGAGCGGGCCGCCGGGGGCGCCCGGGTGCCGCTGAGGTCCTCGGCGCTGGTGGTGCTGTGTGTGATGGCGCTGGCGCAGGGGATCATGTGGGGCGCCGCCAACGCCGGGGTGAGCGCGCTGTCGCGGGAGTTGGGCAATGCCGGGACGGCCGGCTTCGTGTGGGGTGCGATGGCGGTGACCAGTGCGCTGGCGGGGCTGGTCAGTACGGGCCGGCCGGGGAAGCGGGATCTGACGGTCCGGTTGCGGCGGGCGATCGTGGCGCAGACGCTGCTGGGACTGCCGTTGCTGGTGGTGGACGGGTTTGTCGGGGTGACGCTGGCGGTCGCCGGGATCGGCACGGCGGTGGCACCACATCTCATCGCGGTGTTCGCGCTCGGGGAGCGGATCGCTCCGGCCGCGCGGATGGGCGAGGCCATGGCCCTGCTGGGGTCGGGGCTGATCGTGGGGCAGTGCGTGGCGGCGGTGGCGGCCGGTCCGCTGGCGCAGGCGTACGGATTCCGGGCCGCCTTCGGGTTGACCTGCGCGGCGGGGCCGGTGGCGTGTGCGGTGGCGCTGTTGCTGGTGCGGGGGCGGCGGTTCACCCCGGTGTCCGGCGGCGGGCCCGATCTGCCCGTGGCGTCCGCGGGCCCGTCGCGGCTGCCCGCCGGGCCGGCTGCGGTGCGGTCCGCCGGCCGCCGTTCGTGA
- a CDS encoding ROK family transcriptional regulator translates to MAERTQRTVRDLRRVNRSRILQRLYFDGPLSRQELVTATGLSSGSVSNVVAELVDDGLLEEAGTVGSDGGRPRTLLQVSPASGRIVGVDVGETRVRVELFDLTLAELARAELPLTGRHHDVPRITRHIADSIGTVLREGRTDPGHLLGIGVGVPGIVDRTGPGGALVHGQTIGWDAVPLEDLLRDATQLPSAVPLFINNGAQALGRAEMWFGGGRGAEDAVIVLLGSGVGACIVTDGAAHSAARDSAGEWGHLTVAVRGRRCRCGARGCLEAYTGAEAVLRRWQEAGGRPPDGADEETALTALVAAAHPQDGTAPDPDALAVLDETAEYLGAGISDLINLFGPERVLIGGWAGLLLGPHLLPAVRRYATGYALAHPAGRVTIDLGTLGPDAVTVGAATLPLADFFTNGGRRTAPQPARRAAATGPRTPRADRARRRTPG, encoded by the coding sequence ATGGCCGAGCGCACCCAGCGGACCGTGCGTGACCTGCGGCGGGTCAACCGCTCCAGGATTCTGCAACGGCTGTATTTCGACGGCCCGTTGAGCCGTCAGGAACTCGTCACCGCAACCGGACTCAGTTCAGGGTCCGTCAGCAACGTGGTCGCCGAACTCGTCGACGACGGGCTGCTGGAGGAGGCCGGCACGGTCGGCTCCGACGGTGGCCGCCCCCGCACCCTGCTGCAGGTGTCCCCGGCGAGCGGCCGGATCGTCGGGGTGGACGTCGGCGAGACCCGGGTGCGGGTGGAACTCTTCGACCTCACCCTCGCCGAACTCGCCCGCGCCGAACTCCCGCTGACCGGCCGCCACCACGACGTCCCCCGGATCACCCGGCACATCGCCGACAGCATCGGCACCGTCCTGCGGGAGGGCCGCACCGACCCCGGTCACCTGCTCGGCATCGGCGTCGGCGTTCCCGGCATCGTCGACCGGACGGGCCCCGGCGGCGCGCTCGTCCACGGCCAGACCATCGGCTGGGACGCCGTCCCACTGGAGGACCTGCTCCGCGACGCCACCCAACTCCCGTCCGCCGTACCGCTGTTCATCAACAACGGCGCCCAGGCGCTCGGCCGGGCCGAGATGTGGTTCGGCGGCGGCCGGGGCGCCGAGGACGCCGTGATCGTGCTCCTCGGCTCCGGCGTCGGCGCCTGCATCGTCACCGACGGCGCGGCCCACAGCGCGGCCCGCGACAGCGCCGGCGAATGGGGGCACCTCACCGTCGCCGTCCGCGGCCGGCGCTGCCGCTGCGGCGCCCGCGGCTGCCTGGAGGCGTACACCGGCGCCGAAGCCGTACTGCGACGCTGGCAGGAAGCCGGCGGCCGGCCCCCCGACGGCGCCGACGAGGAGACCGCCCTCACCGCCCTGGTCGCCGCCGCCCACCCGCAGGACGGCACCGCCCCCGACCCGGACGCGCTCGCCGTCCTCGACGAGACCGCCGAATACCTCGGAGCCGGCATCTCCGACCTGATCAACCTCTTCGGCCCCGAACGGGTCCTGATCGGCGGCTGGGCCGGACTGCTGCTCGGCCCGCACCTCCTGCCCGCGGTCCGCCGCTACGCCACCGGCTACGCCCTCGCCCACCCGGCCGGCCGGGTCACCATCGACCTCGGCACACTCGGCCCCGACGCCGTCACGGTCGGCGCGGCGACCCTGCCGCTGGCGGACTTCTTCACGAACGGCGGCCGGCGGACCGCACCGCAGCCGGCCCGGCGGGCAGCCGCGACGGGCCCGCGGACGCCACGGGCAGATCGGGCCCGCCGCCGGACACCGGGGTGA